The DNA sequence TGCGGAGGGGGAGTGAGGCCCAGGAGACCTGCGTGCTTCCCAGCAGCTAACTTTtctgttgctgttaatcctcaccccaggatgttttttccccattgatttttagagagagtgaaaaagagggaggaagagagaaagggagagaaacgtggatgtgagagagacacattgatcaattgcctcccgcaagtgcccccactggggctggggatcgaacctgtaacccaggtatgtgcccttgaccgggaatcgaacccatggccCTTCGGTGTGTGAGCCGGCAATCTGACCACTGAACCATGTTCGTTTTCTCCGTGATGTTAAACATGAGGAGCAGGGCCTCCCAGCCggcaggcccggagaggagactgAGGAGAGGTGCCGCTGACCAAGCCGGAAGGCAGCCGTCACCGTCACGTGGCTTCTACAGATGACGGGCGGCCGGGGTGCCTGGCCTCCGTGGGAGGGGCTCCCGAGAGCCCTGAAACCCTGTTTTATCTGCAGGAACCACGTGCTCACACGCACGATGTGGGATGAGAGGGTGTGGAGCCTTCAATTCTCACAGCATTGGACCCCAAAAAGCCAGGTCCGAAACCAGCGTTAGGCCCGGCCCGCACGCTGCCCTCGGGCGGCTCATTCTCCCGggtgaggagcagctgctggcctccgcccactagatgtcagtagcaccCCCTCAGCTGTGGCCAAAACCTCTCCAGAGACCTCCCAGGTCCCCGGGGAGAAGCCCGGGGCTGGAGGGACCGCATCTCAGGAGGGACGGCGTCCAGGGCCTTCACTGCAGCGGACAGCCACCGCCTGCCGCGGGCATCCCGGGGCCGGTCTCCGGGACAGTGACAGCCCGGCCGGGATTACCCAGGTCGCACCGCTGGTGTGGCCCCTGGGCAGGTGGTGTCCAACCAGAGGTTAGAAGTGTGGGAGTTCAGGTCGGGTCCCCTGAGCTGGCAGGAACTGGGGCGTCCCGGGGAAGCTGGGCTGGCCTCGGGCCCACCTTGGTAGCCCACGCcgagggggaggggcgtggggctGCGGCCAGGTGACTTCCGCCATCCAGTGCGGTTTGGGCCACACTGATGGCGAGGGCCTCCCACTGTCTGTCTAGACGGAGGCCCCACAGGCCCTGCCAGAGGACGCCCCGcatcctcccccccacccgcccccgcgTCGGTGAAACACATTGTAtgcttttaagaatttttattgatttttagggaggaagggagggaggaagagacaaacattcatgtgagagcaGCACATCGTAGCTCAGCCTggacagcgtggctcagtggttgagtgttgacctatggaacaggaggtcacagttcgactcccagtcggggcacctgcctgggttgtgggctggatcctcgctgtgtggcgtgcaggaggcagccgatcgatgattctctctcatcattgatgtttctatctttctccctctccctttctctctgaaatcaatgaattgttttaaaaatacatcacgTTAAAACTAGTTAATTAAAGTGTCCCAGAGGCGATGGAGGGATTCGGGGGGAAGATCCCTGGCCCCAGAGGGAGTGAAGGAAGGGGACTGGGAGGGGCGGCCGGCGAACGGGCCAAGTGCACGGAGGCCGGTGCTCCGAGGTCCGGAGCCGGGCTGGGCGGCACGGGTGTCTGCCCTGTGCTCGGACGCCCCTGGGTGACCTCACCGGGTGCTCAGACAGCCGTCACCCAGCCCGTGACTCAGCTGCCTTGCCCTGCTGCTGCGGCCTCCGTGCGGGAGTTCCCAGGAGCCCCCTGTGGCGGCCACGTCCGGGTGGCCCAGTGCGCACCCTACCCTGGGCCCTCGTCCTCCTGCCTCCCGGTCCTGGTCCGAGAGAGGGTCCCTGGGGCCAAGGTCTTGGGGTGGAGCAGCTGGGAGAGGCACACCTGGGGTGCGCCCAGGGTGTGGTGCTGAGAgcatggaggggggagggaaggggacggAGCTGGCTCCCCTGAGCTGACCCAGCCCCTCCCGTTGTCTCCGGGATCAGGGGACTCCGCACCATCTGGTtgacagctggggaaactgaggttcgggCAGTGGAGAGGCTTGTCCAGGGTCACAGGAAGTTGTATGATTAGCAACAGCCGCCTTTGAACGCTGGGGTTGAAGGGGCCTCAGGAGGCGACCGCTGCGGGCAGAAACCAATTCAGCGTTCCCGTGCTGGGCGTGGGctggcgggcagggcggggccacGCCCAGTCCGGTGCAGGGGGCCGGAGAGGTGGCGTGGAGGGGTGTCTAAGTCAGGGGGATCTCCGCATTGTCATCTGGGAGCCTGGCTGCGGGAAGCAAAGAATAATTCAGGGGGCCGGCCggctggctccgtggttgagcatcgctaTGAAtcagggggtcacggttcaattccaggtcagggcaaaaGCCCGGgtttgcgggttcgatccccagtgtggggcgtgcaggaggcagcccatccacgattccctctcatcactgatgttctatctctccctctctgaaaacaataaaaatattttttaaagtaattcggTTGGGGCGTCTGAGCGTCCTGGAGCTCAGTCTGCAAGGGTCTGCGGGAGGAGCGGAGGGCCGGtctggagaggggggaggaggctgcGGTGGGACAgggccacagcgggaggggccTGAGGAGGGCTCCGGGACTGGGATGGACTGAGGGCAGTGGAGTCacgtgggggcagggggtggggttcTTAGCCTGGGtggacctggggtggggtggccccgggcagaggggcagaaGCCTGGCGGAGTCTGGGAGGCGGTCCAGGTTAGAGAAGATGCTGAGGACGGAGAAGGAGGGTTCAGGTGACAGGAAGGCGTGGCGGCTGAGAGGCGGGAGCACCCTGGAGCCGTCTGGTGGGCGGGTGTTGCATCGGGGGAGCTGGCGGCTGCTGCCTGGGGCGGGTGCGGGGCGGGCGGGTTCGCTCCTACCCAGTCCTCCCTTCATCCCAGCCCTGAGGGGCACGGCCGCCGCCCCTCATCATCAGAACTCGGGCGCCGAGACCTTCCCGCGCCCCGCTGCGCAGTGAGCGGACAGAAGAAGAACCGGCGGCAACAGCATGGCTTTATTTGTGGCTCAGAGAcccggggtggggggccggggccggTCTCCGGGAGACGAAGGGACGGGGCCATTGGCGGGGTCCCTCGGAGGGGCCGGCGTGCAGACGGTCAGATTTTCCCCGCGAAGGTGCCGTCCTGGATCTGCTCCGTCCAGCGCTGCACCTGGGGAGGCGCGGGGGAGGCAGGCCCCGGTCAGCTCCGCCCGCCCCCTCGCCGGCCCcacccgccgccccgcccgctcACCCAGCTGCTGGGGCACAGCGAGTGGAACACGTGGAAGTAGTACTCGCAGGGCTGCGTGCTCTTCCCGCGGCGGTTCATCTTCCGCACGCAGCGGTGGAAGTCTGCGGGGAGGCGGGCGGTGGGTGCGGCCGCGCCAAGCTCCCGCCCCCTGACCAGGTCCCGCCCCCTCCCGACCAGACACcgtctctcttttaaaaaaaattttttttaattatttcagagaggaagggagagggaaatagaaacatcaatgatgaaagaaaatcactgaTGCCCGGCCacggtggttcagtggttgagcattgacctatgaaccaggaggtcacgtttggattcctggtcaggacacatggtggggggggggggggggggacggggtgcaggctccatctccaatcGTGCAGAAGAGaatcaatgatgattctctcatcattgatgtttctgtctctctctccctcccttcctctctgaaatcatttaaaaaatttttttaatatatttttattgatttcagagaggaagggagagggggagagaggcagaaac is a window from the Eptesicus fuscus isolate TK198812 chromosome 21, DD_ASM_mEF_20220401, whole genome shotgun sequence genome containing:
- the LOC103304194 gene encoding uncharacterized protein LOC103304194 isoform X2 codes for the protein MYDTEKPPKGRRPTPPFDPRFPNQNQTRNCYQNFLGAALDGADPGRHLRGENLTVCTPAPPRDPANGPVPSSPGDRPRPPTPGL
- the LOC103304194 gene encoding cytochrome c oxidase subunit 6B2 isoform X1, coding for MYDTEKPPKGRRPTPPFDPRFPNQNQTRNCYQNFLDFHRCVRKMNRRGKSTQPCEYYFHVFHSLCPSSWVQRWTEQIQDGTFAGKI